Proteins encoded within one genomic window of Halocatena marina:
- a CDS encoding aminotransferase class III-fold pyridoxal phosphate-dependent enzyme codes for MSRKSSQTGSVRSLDRSNRLLQQAQNMIPECSQTNSKGPTQWVQGVAPTHLERGKGSHVWDVDGNEYVDYPMALGPIILGHNYPAVTNAVEQQLRDGTMFSMPHPLQLTVAEQLIDVVPCAEMVRFGKNGSDVTTLAAKLARAYTGREIIATQGYHGWPDVWMGQTSLDRGIPDVVGDLTESFEYNDIESLEQIFTAHPGDVAAIVTTPVNLAEPEDDFVQRMREIADREGAVLIFDEILTGFRFAVGGAQEYFGVTPDVACFAKGMANGFPISAVAGRRDVMQTIEADDVFYSMTYAGDALSLAAANACLSVIREENVTDHIFEQGQTLQRGYNDLAAAYGLDHRTECVGYPPRFSAQFSDETGKPDRLAKSLFMQECLERGVLFSGNHLLSYSHTDSDIDHTLDVYETAMETVADAIDADDIDDRLDGEPIGATLRQRTGEDG; via the coding sequence ATGTCACGGAAATCATCACAGACGGGTAGTGTGCGTTCACTCGATCGCTCGAATCGACTCTTACAGCAGGCTCAGAATATGATCCCAGAATGTTCGCAAACGAACAGCAAGGGACCGACACAGTGGGTGCAAGGCGTCGCGCCGACGCATTTAGAGCGAGGGAAAGGAAGTCACGTTTGGGATGTCGACGGCAACGAGTATGTTGATTATCCGATGGCGCTGGGACCGATCATTCTCGGACACAACTATCCAGCAGTGACCAATGCTGTCGAACAGCAGCTACGGGACGGGACGATGTTCTCGATGCCCCACCCATTGCAGCTCACTGTTGCAGAGCAGCTCATCGACGTCGTCCCGTGTGCGGAGATGGTCCGATTCGGAAAGAATGGGAGCGACGTTACGACGCTGGCGGCAAAGCTCGCGCGGGCCTACACCGGCCGTGAGATCATCGCGACGCAGGGCTATCACGGTTGGCCGGACGTTTGGATGGGCCAGACGTCCCTCGATCGAGGAATTCCTGACGTAGTGGGTGATCTCACGGAGTCCTTCGAGTACAACGATATCGAGAGCTTGGAACAGATTTTCACAGCACACCCGGGCGACGTGGCAGCGATCGTCACGACGCCAGTAAATCTCGCAGAGCCAGAGGATGATTTCGTCCAGCGAATGCGCGAGATCGCAGACCGCGAGGGAGCAGTATTAATTTTTGATGAGATTCTGACGGGCTTTCGGTTTGCGGTCGGCGGAGCGCAGGAGTATTTCGGCGTAACTCCTGATGTCGCCTGCTTCGCAAAGGGAATGGCAAACGGGTTCCCTATCTCGGCGGTCGCGGGACGGCGTGACGTCATGCAGACGATCGAAGCAGACGACGTCTTTTACTCGATGACGTACGCTGGTGATGCGCTTTCGCTCGCGGCGGCGAATGCCTGTCTCTCAGTTATCCGCGAGGAGAACGTCACGGATCACATTTTTGAGCAGGGACAGACACTGCAGCGCGGATACAACGATCTGGCAGCGGCGTACGGACTCGATCATCGGACAGAATGTGTCGGATATCCGCCGCGATTCAGCGCGCAGTTCAGCGACGAGACGGGCAAACCCGATCGACTAGCAAAGAGTCTCTTCATGCAAGAATGTCTCGAGCGGGGCGTGCTCTTTTCTGGCAACCACCTCCTCTCCTACAGCCACACCGACAGCGACATCGATCACACGCTCGATGTATACGAGACAGCAATGGAAACTGTCGCTGACGCCATCGATGCCGACGATATCGATGACCGCCTCGATGGTGAACCGATTGGGGCCACACTCAGACAACGCACTGGAGAAGATGGGTGA
- a CDS encoding GNAT family N-acetyltransferase, with product MRIEKLTLDSVPAAMQLSKQAGWNQCRADWELLLTLAPDHCFAGWIGDDLIATTTVVTYGGDVSWIGMVLVSEEHRGQGYGSQIFQTALEATLERGQSAIGLDATPFGRGLYSKNDFVEIAPITRWRGTLQPRTTTDDVTELKSIGTDPVCSFDRRAVGVNRRDLLGQLLDRSDCTCLALENNDENGSRGETNLSGYAVLRPGRQHWQLGPIVAETETAYAQLVSGAAKRCTESVVVDAPTDGGDDLLTQSGLTPERRLVRMAHAEPQPLLLNETVKAVAGLEWG from the coding sequence ATGCGAATAGAGAAGCTAACACTCGACAGCGTTCCTGCAGCGATGCAGCTTTCGAAGCAAGCCGGCTGGAATCAGTGCCGGGCAGATTGGGAGCTTCTACTAACGCTCGCTCCGGACCATTGCTTTGCGGGGTGGATAGGCGACGATCTCATCGCAACGACGACCGTCGTTACCTATGGTGGCGACGTGAGCTGGATTGGAATGGTTCTGGTCAGCGAAGAACACCGAGGGCAGGGATACGGAAGCCAGATATTCCAGACAGCACTGGAGGCGACGCTCGAACGCGGTCAGTCGGCGATCGGTCTCGACGCGACCCCCTTCGGTCGGGGCCTCTACAGCAAAAACGACTTCGTCGAAATCGCTCCAATCACGCGGTGGCGTGGGACTCTGCAGCCGAGGACCACAACTGACGACGTAACCGAACTGAAATCGATCGGCACAGATCCCGTCTGTTCGTTCGATAGACGCGCTGTCGGCGTAAACCGTAGAGATCTGCTGGGCCAACTGCTCGACCGATCAGACTGCACCTGTCTGGCTCTCGAAAACAATGACGAGAATGGCAGTAGAGGTGAAACCAATCTGTCTGGGTACGCCGTTCTCCGTCCAGGGCGACAGCACTGGCAGCTCGGCCCCATCGTCGCAGAGACGGAGACGGCGTACGCACAGTTGGTGAGCGGGGCTGCAAAGCGGTGCACCGAGAGCGTCGTCGTCGACGCGCCGACAGACGGCGGTGACGATCTCCTGACCCAAAGTGGACTCACACCCGAACGACGGCTCGTCCGAATGGCGCACGCGGAACCGCAACCGTTGTTGCTCAACGAGACCGTGAAAGCGGTTGCGGGACTCGAATGGGGATAA
- a CDS encoding sulfatase, whose amino-acid sequence MTERDMVESSVQPNIVLIHPHNLGQYLGCYGWNVDTPNVDALARDGIRFENYFCTASHCSPARGSIWTGKYPHNNGLVGLAHLGWELHDDETTLITRLNEAGYATHLFGLQHISTDPHRAGFQHVEGSVHEFSVDEPAREVAARVESFLSGVETDDAPLFASVGFSEVHRQPLVDRCLDCGWTFDLPDYESDDPDDVDPLPYLPDRSGIREDLAHFHGMVRAIDSAVGRITNAIEAADLAADTLVIFTTDHGIGFPRAMGTCYDPGVETALIMQWDGHLNAGTVHDDLLSHVDFAPTILDLIGEESPGEIDGRSFAPLLVDDEYVPRDRIFLEFTWHSKYNPMRAVRTNEYKYIRNVGDLPLVYIPAPLFSSSAGRDVRDEFYGRQRPEEELYDLQEDPLEMNNIVEEPEYADVVEHYRTMVDDWMTESGDRLLEGEWPPTTRQEERVKKSPWVPRDVDQFC is encoded by the coding sequence ATGACTGAGAGAGATATGGTCGAATCGAGCGTCCAACCAAACATCGTACTGATTCACCCACACAATTTGGGCCAGTATCTCGGCTGTTACGGATGGAACGTAGACACCCCGAACGTCGATGCACTTGCCCGAGACGGGATCAGGTTTGAAAACTACTTTTGTACAGCCTCACACTGCTCTCCAGCCCGAGGAAGCATCTGGACCGGGAAGTATCCTCACAACAATGGTTTGGTTGGACTCGCCCATCTCGGATGGGAGTTACACGACGACGAAACAACCCTCATCACACGACTCAACGAAGCAGGCTATGCCACGCATCTCTTCGGTCTTCAGCACATCTCGACAGACCCACACAGAGCCGGGTTCCAGCACGTCGAAGGCTCTGTCCACGAGTTCAGTGTCGATGAACCCGCTCGTGAGGTCGCAGCGCGCGTCGAGTCGTTTCTGTCCGGTGTTGAGACCGATGATGCGCCATTGTTCGCTTCGGTCGGCTTCTCGGAAGTTCACCGCCAACCACTCGTCGATCGGTGTCTCGATTGTGGCTGGACGTTCGACCTCCCTGACTACGAGTCCGACGATCCCGACGATGTCGATCCGTTGCCGTACCTCCCCGATCGTTCTGGGATCCGCGAAGATCTCGCTCACTTTCACGGCATGGTCCGTGCGATCGATTCGGCCGTCGGTCGCATCACCAACGCGATCGAAGCGGCCGATCTCGCCGCCGACACGCTCGTTATTTTCACGACCGACCACGGAATTGGCTTCCCTCGGGCGATGGGAACCTGCTACGATCCTGGCGTCGAAACCGCGCTGATCATGCAGTGGGACGGACACCTGAACGCGGGAACCGTCCACGATGACTTGTTGAGCCACGTTGATTTTGCCCCGACGATTCTCGATCTCATCGGAGAAGAGTCACCCGGCGAGATCGATGGCAGAAGCTTTGCACCATTACTGGTCGATGATGAGTATGTGCCTCGGGATCGCATCTTCCTCGAATTCACGTGGCATAGCAAGTACAATCCGATGCGTGCAGTGCGGACGAACGAGTACAAGTACATACGGAATGTGGGCGATTTGCCGCTCGTATACATCCCCGCACCGCTGTTTTCGAGTAGCGCTGGGCGTGATGTACGGGACGAATTCTACGGGCGCCAACGACCCGAAGAAGAGCTGTACGATCTTCAGGAGGATCCCCTCGAAATGAACAACATTGTCGAAGAGCCCGAATACGCAGACGTTGTAGAGCACTACCGGACGATGGTCGATGACTGGATGACAGAATCCGGCGATCGACTCCTTGAGGGGGAATGGCCACCAACGACACGCCAAGAAGAGCGGGTTAAAAAATCACCGTGGGTCCCCCGGGATGTCGATCAGTTCTGCTAA
- a CDS encoding twin-arginine translocation signal domain-containing protein, producing the protein MTAWTPNGLNITRRGFLKTAGVAGVIGGGLTGVDMAAGGAKSKPHQALSPAHDPSQMSETHVDIADGDDVAGIIENVSDGELLVFPEGEFRWSRTVLVTVDNWGIRGQPNDGTVFMVPEGHTGRELTDYHLRTIAKSSLENPAGDNILLKNLTFDSTGRTNPGIRIGVRNRGHVENLHYRCNGTIGPDLMPSGMNALVQNKDGHLTIRNYVQHNNGRLSDYNGGDSRSGFHTGAGNFGTVTLIDPVLTGFPNNGCYVSRTPGRTEIVGGYLANNNVSNVRLSGAVTVCGTTMELDTETYATGDGETTGGNDYNTRMVWGDARQTARGPGGLVENCSFILHSYDRSQGLVDILDNPSITVRNSQFLLEDEITAVSADAGEIVLNNCTFTGESSATAGSGDITGDGNCVSGDIEPGDVPTSEQNCRSFEWNRVHPLGQSS; encoded by the coding sequence ATGACAGCATGGACACCTAATGGACTCAATATTACACGTAGAGGCTTCCTAAAGACAGCTGGCGTTGCTGGGGTGATTGGTGGCGGACTCACTGGCGTCGACATGGCCGCTGGTGGAGCCAAATCCAAACCACATCAAGCGCTATCACCAGCCCACGATCCGTCACAGATGTCAGAGACACACGTGGACATTGCTGATGGCGATGACGTTGCCGGAATCATCGAGAATGTTTCTGACGGTGAACTGTTGGTCTTTCCGGAAGGGGAGTTTCGCTGGAGTCGGACCGTACTCGTGACAGTCGATAACTGGGGTATTCGAGGCCAGCCCAACGATGGGACTGTCTTCATGGTGCCCGAAGGACACACAGGAAGAGAGCTCACAGACTATCATCTCAGGACGATAGCGAAATCCTCTCTCGAGAATCCTGCGGGTGATAATATCTTGTTGAAGAACCTGACGTTCGACTCGACAGGCCGGACCAACCCAGGCATTCGGATCGGCGTCCGAAACCGTGGTCACGTCGAGAATCTCCACTATCGGTGCAATGGGACGATCGGACCGGATCTGATGCCCAGTGGTATGAACGCGCTCGTTCAGAACAAAGATGGCCACCTCACAATCCGAAACTACGTCCAGCACAACAATGGACGTCTCAGTGATTACAACGGTGGCGACAGCCGGAGTGGGTTCCACACTGGAGCAGGAAACTTCGGGACAGTCACGCTCATCGACCCCGTTCTGACCGGATTCCCGAACAACGGATGCTACGTGAGCCGGACACCGGGACGCACTGAGATTGTCGGTGGGTACCTTGCGAACAACAATGTCAGCAACGTACGCCTCTCCGGGGCTGTCACCGTTTGTGGGACAACCATGGAACTCGACACCGAGACATACGCAACGGGAGACGGCGAAACCACTGGCGGCAACGACTACAACACACGGATGGTTTGGGGAGATGCTCGTCAAACCGCCCGCGGACCCGGCGGACTCGTCGAGAACTGTTCGTTTATTCTGCACAGCTACGATCGTTCACAGGGGCTGGTCGATATTCTTGACAATCCCTCTATTACGGTCCGAAACTCTCAGTTCCTGCTTGAGGACGAAATCACCGCAGTAAGCGCGGATGCAGGCGAAATCGTGCTCAATAATTGCACCTTCACTGGCGAATCCTCGGCTACTGCAGGCAGTGGTGACATCACCGGAGATGGTAACTGTGTCTCTGGAGATATCGAACCGGGCGACGTTCCAACCTCCGAGCAGAACTGTCGTTCATTCGAATGGAATCGTGTCCATCCACTCGGACAGTCGAGCTGA
- a CDS encoding helix-turn-helix domain-containing protein, with protein sequence MVNNGKRDGEIERLEVWCAGEEWCPITATATLIGKKWHPVIIHRLLEHGPSGFNELKDNVDGISSKVLSESLDDLGEKRLVDREIVSEKPIRVEYSLTAPGRSLEPVIDTMRDWGLEHITEPSDRRSSLV encoded by the coding sequence ATGGTAAATAATGGCAAACGTGATGGTGAAATCGAACGGCTCGAAGTATGGTGTGCTGGTGAGGAGTGGTGTCCGATCACGGCGACGGCAACACTCATTGGCAAGAAGTGGCATCCAGTCATCATTCATCGGCTTCTCGAACACGGGCCAAGCGGATTCAACGAACTCAAGGACAATGTTGATGGCATCTCCAGTAAGGTGCTCTCAGAGAGTCTGGATGATCTTGGTGAGAAGCGGCTCGTAGATCGGGAAATCGTCAGCGAGAAACCCATCCGCGTAGAGTACTCGCTCACAGCTCCCGGTCGGTCACTCGAACCAGTAATCGATACGATGCGCGACTGGGGATTGGAGCATATAACAGAACCCAGTGACAGACGCTCGTCGCTCGTCTGA
- a CDS encoding FAD-dependent oxidoreductase, whose translation MADPFVVVGGDAAGLSAASKLKREDSDREVIVFEQGNWVSYAHCGMPYYVKGDVGSLTDLLSLSPDDIDDRGIDLRRQHEVIAVEPADKTVLVQNETDRFEQSYDDLLIATGAHAVSASIDTGYSGVFTMHSMDAAAALRTYLTSADGVRPPDNDSVDTDRLEQYASMNPPESVAIVGGGYVGIEMAEAFGAHDLDIHLFQRSDRLLRPFGEAVGEQVAATLRENDVTLHLGTEVDELIGDGHVEAVASDDGQIAVDLVLIGIGIRPNTELIAETDIARGESGAIATDEYGRTNREHVYAAGDCAEMRHTVTGAPEWVPLGLTANRAGRAVGQTVAGKPTPVGSVAGTAVVKAFELECGRTGLIDHERATDAGFDPVSDTITASSRSGYYPGGSETTVTLTADRETNRLLGGSIVGADRAAIRIDTLATALDCAMTLPELERLDLAYAPPFSPVWDPILVAAKVLNGTLSEF comes from the coding sequence ATGGCAGATCCATTCGTTGTCGTCGGCGGTGACGCTGCGGGGTTGAGTGCAGCAAGTAAGCTAAAACGTGAGGACTCGGACCGAGAAGTGATCGTTTTCGAGCAAGGAAACTGGGTATCCTACGCCCACTGCGGGATGCCCTACTACGTGAAAGGTGACGTCGGGTCACTAACCGATCTGCTCTCGCTGTCACCAGACGATATCGACGATCGGGGCATCGATCTACGGCGACAGCACGAAGTCATTGCGGTAGAGCCAGCAGACAAGACGGTACTTGTCCAGAACGAAACTGACCGGTTTGAGCAGTCGTACGACGATCTTCTCATTGCAACGGGAGCGCATGCGGTGTCTGCCTCTATTGATACTGGCTATAGTGGTGTGTTCACAATGCACAGTATGGACGCCGCGGCGGCGCTTCGAACGTACCTCACTTCAGCAGACGGTGTTCGGCCTCCAGACAATGATTCCGTCGACACAGATCGACTCGAACAGTACGCTAGTATGAATCCACCAGAATCTGTCGCGATCGTCGGAGGGGGATACGTCGGTATTGAAATGGCTGAAGCGTTCGGTGCACACGACCTCGATATTCACCTCTTCCAGCGATCAGATCGGCTCCTACGACCGTTCGGCGAAGCGGTTGGAGAGCAGGTTGCAGCGACGCTTCGTGAGAACGATGTCACGCTTCATCTGGGGACTGAAGTCGATGAACTCATCGGAGATGGTCACGTCGAGGCAGTCGCTAGTGATGATGGGCAGATTGCGGTCGATCTCGTTTTGATTGGTATCGGCATCCGACCGAATACGGAACTGATCGCCGAGACAGACATCGCACGCGGCGAGTCTGGAGCGATCGCTACCGACGAGTACGGCAGAACGAACCGGGAACACGTCTATGCCGCTGGTGACTGTGCCGAGATGCGACACACAGTGACTGGTGCGCCGGAGTGGGTGCCCCTCGGTCTGACAGCAAACCGAGCGGGTCGAGCAGTCGGTCAGACTGTTGCCGGGAAGCCGACCCCCGTTGGCAGTGTTGCTGGCACAGCGGTCGTGAAGGCGTTCGAGTTGGAGTGTGGCCGGACCGGCCTTATCGACCACGAACGAGCCACGGATGCTGGTTTCGATCCCGTTTCCGACACGATAACTGCGTCGTCACGGTCCGGGTATTATCCCGGTGGTTCGGAAACGACAGTGACGTTGACCGCAGACCGAGAGACCAACCGACTTCTCGGTGGGAGTATCGTTGGGGCAGACCGGGCTGCGATCCGCATTGACACGCTTGCGACGGCCCTCGATTGTGCGATGACTCTTCCCGAGTTAGAACGTCTCGACCTCGCGTACGCACCGCCGTTCAGTCCTGTCTGGGATCCGATTCTCGTCGCGGCCAAGGTTCTGAACGGGACGCTCTCTGAGTTCTGA
- a CDS encoding bifunctional oligoribonuclease/PAP phosphatase NrnA — MDETHQLLTRLRQCSSLAIISHSNPDPDSIASSLALEEIAATEDIEDTRLFYCGDITHQQNRAFINLLDISIHNPSTDPSIAEYSSLALVDHSHLDPSFPHSAEFHIEIIIDHHAVSDASDAAFIDRRPDYGATATIMIEYYRELDLKPSPDVASALLFALHRERLDHARMPTRREYEAASFIYPYVDSELISQLYGAAYTPATLDAISEAIRHREVRGSSLVTYAGQTTEGDALPQAADYLLNLEGVDTVLVGGIVNDTVRLSARSIDPRLHLGEVLEKAFSDVGSAGGHRDMAGAQLPLGIFADTLSDDGQLSDWLFDSISDRFFSALHLASD, encoded by the coding sequence ATGGACGAGACCCATCAATTACTCACGCGACTTCGACAGTGTAGTTCGCTTGCGATTATCAGTCACTCGAATCCCGATCCTGACTCCATCGCAAGTTCACTCGCCTTAGAAGAGATAGCAGCCACCGAAGATATCGAAGACACGAGGTTATTCTACTGCGGTGATATTACCCACCAACAGAACCGAGCATTTATCAATTTGCTTGATATCTCAATCCACAATCCATCGACAGATCCATCGATTGCTGAGTACTCTTCGCTTGCGCTTGTCGATCACTCACATCTTGATCCATCGTTCCCCCATTCCGCCGAGTTCCATATTGAGATCATTATTGACCATCATGCTGTGAGCGACGCTTCCGATGCCGCATTCATCGATCGACGCCCAGACTACGGTGCGACAGCGACGATCATGATCGAGTATTACAGGGAATTGGACCTCAAACCATCCCCTGATGTCGCCTCAGCGTTACTTTTTGCGCTTCACCGTGAGCGGCTCGATCATGCTAGAATGCCGACGAGACGGGAATACGAGGCTGCTTCATTTATATATCCGTACGTCGATAGCGAGCTCATCAGCCAGCTCTACGGTGCGGCGTATACGCCTGCAACACTCGACGCGATCAGCGAAGCAATCCGACACCGTGAGGTCCGAGGATCGAGTCTAGTGACCTATGCCGGACAGACGACAGAGGGTGATGCACTTCCGCAAGCAGCCGATTATCTGTTGAATCTCGAAGGGGTGGATACGGTGCTCGTTGGAGGAATCGTCAACGACACAGTGCGACTCAGCGCCCGATCCATCGATCCGCGGCTCCACCTCGGTGAGGTACTCGAAAAAGCGTTCAGTGACGTTGGAAGCGCAGGGGGACATCGGGATATGGCCGGTGCACAGCTCCCACTCGGTATCTTTGCGGATACACTCTCTGACGATGGGCAGCTGTCCGATTGGCTGTTTGACAGCATCTCAGACCGATTTTTCTCTGCGCTGCATCTCGCCAGCGACTGA
- a CDS encoding histidine kinase, producing MATETQTRRKTEGLTASDWAAGAVGGFIGSILFGLIMQFVIPVPLLEMAIPAMYGVAGPALLAGWVFHLFHGVVLGLVYVALVQLKPLREPARHIGGAVGLGIGYGVLTTIVLSGFVMPIWLAAVGFPAAPPLPNFALPDTILTLVGHIIYAIPVALAYAAIARE from the coding sequence ATGGCCACAGAAACACAAACACGGAGAAAAACCGAGGGGCTTACAGCCAGCGACTGGGCCGCTGGTGCCGTCGGTGGGTTCATCGGGAGTATCCTATTCGGCCTGATCATGCAGTTCGTGATCCCTGTACCGTTACTCGAAATGGCGATTCCCGCGATGTACGGTGTCGCAGGGCCAGCGTTGCTAGCGGGATGGGTGTTTCATCTATTCCATGGCGTGGTCCTCGGTCTGGTGTACGTAGCACTCGTTCAGCTCAAACCGCTGCGTGAACCGGCACGACACATCGGTGGTGCTGTCGGTCTCGGAATCGGCTACGGCGTACTAACAACGATCGTCCTCTCTGGATTTGTGATGCCAATCTGGTTGGCAGCTGTCGGCTTCCCAGCCGCACCGCCACTTCCCAACTTCGCGCTCCCCGACACCATCCTAACGCTCGTCGGTCACATCATCTATGCTATTCCAGTTGCACTCGCGTATGCGGCGATCGCGCGTGAGTAA
- a CDS encoding thiol-disulfide oxidoreductase DCC family protein, with translation MSDTLDSTTVADSVERPVILFDGVCNLCNALVRFIVRFDASGTFRFAPLQSTIGQALLDEYDLPTEDFDTFVLIEDNECYTRSTAALRVCRTLDGPWPLLYPLVYVPEMLRNPVYRVVATHRYRLFGRKDECPVPSPEIRERFAERALDTT, from the coding sequence ATGTCTGACACCCTCGATTCCACGACAGTCGCCGATTCGGTCGAACGGCCGGTTATCCTCTTCGATGGTGTTTGCAACCTCTGTAACGCGCTCGTCCGATTTATTGTTCGGTTCGATGCATCGGGGACGTTCCGGTTTGCGCCACTCCAATCGACGATTGGACAGGCGCTACTCGACGAATATGATCTCCCGACCGAGGATTTCGATACGTTCGTACTTATCGAAGATAATGAGTGCTACACCCGATCGACTGCTGCACTGCGAGTCTGTCGGACTCTCGATGGTCCGTGGCCACTTCTTTATCCACTCGTGTACGTTCCCGAAATGCTACGAAATCCTGTGTACCGAGTGGTAGCAACGCATCGGTATCGCTTGTTCGGTCGGAAAGACGAGTGTCCTGTCCCCAGTCCAGAAATCCGAGAGCGGTTTGCCGAGCGCGCACTCGATACAACATAA
- a CDS encoding HalOD1 output domain-containing protein encodes MDEKHKEVYKTHIEGKESASEAVLRAVTTASNQPILDLPPLANSIDPDSLDQLFASSPAPDLLQFRYEAYLITVEPGHVRIQTD; translated from the coding sequence ATGGACGAAAAACACAAAGAAGTCTACAAAACGCACATTGAGGGGAAAGAAAGCGCTAGCGAGGCTGTTTTGCGGGCCGTCACAACGGCATCGAACCAACCGATACTAGATCTGCCACCGCTTGCTAATTCGATCGATCCCGATTCGTTGGATCAACTGTTTGCGTCCTCACCGGCACCTGATCTGCTTCAGTTTCGCTATGAAGCGTATCTTATAACAGTCGAACCGGGCCATGTGCGCATTCAGACGGACTGA